In one Neobacillus sp. CF12 genomic region, the following are encoded:
- a CDS encoding YrzI family small protein, which yields MTLNIFFISITFKKREESLQQAARNEVIEKLYEQNKERQLSMYHLL from the coding sequence ATGACCCTGAATATATTTTTTATCTCGATTACGTTCAAAAAAAGGGAAGAAAGTCTTCAACAAGCGGCTCGAAATGAAGTGATTGAAAAACTTTATGAGCAAAACAAAGAACGTCAACTGTCAATGTATCATTTACTATAA
- a CDS encoding YrzI family small protein: MTLNILFFSITVKKRKESLQEAIRNDMIEKLYDQHKDRQVTAYHLM; encoded by the coding sequence ATGACTCTAAATATTTTATTTTTTTCAATTACAGTTAAGAAACGTAAAGAAAGTCTGCAAGAAGCAATTCGAAACGACATGATTGAAAAGCTGTATGATCAGCATAAAGACCGTCAAGTTACAGCTTATCATTTAATGTAA
- a CDS encoding YrzI family small protein, translating into MTLNILFFSITIKKREMSLEEAAHQEQIKKIYEGTKDRQISVHRIMY; encoded by the coding sequence ATGACCTTAAATATTCTATTCTTTTCCATTACCATCAAAAAACGGGAGATGAGTTTGGAGGAAGCAGCTCACCAAGAGCAAATTAAGAAAATATATGAAGGAACAAAGGATCGTCAAATATCCGTTCATCGCATTATGTATTAA
- the sigK gene encoding RNA polymerase sporulation sigma factor SigK yields MAGIFTALGYLIKEFLFLVSYVKNNAFPQPLSAADERKYLRLMAEGDSHARNMLIEHNLRLVAHIVKKFENTGEDSEDLISIGTIGLIKAIESYSEGKGTKLATYAARCIENEILMHLRALKKTKKDVSLHDPIGQDKEGNEISLIDVLKSESEDVIDTIQLNMELEKIRKYIDVLDDREKEVIVGRFGLDLQKEKTQREIAKELGISRSYVSRIEKRALMKMFHEFYRAEKERKKKN; encoded by the coding sequence ATGGCAGGGATTTTCACAGCACTTGGGTATCTAATAAAGGAATTCTTATTTCTTGTCTCTTATGTAAAAAACAATGCTTTTCCGCAGCCCCTATCTGCTGCAGATGAACGGAAATATTTACGGTTGATGGCGGAAGGGGATTCACATGCTCGTAATATGTTGATTGAACATAATTTACGGCTTGTAGCTCATATTGTCAAAAAATTTGAAAATACAGGGGAAGATTCAGAGGATTTAATTTCAATTGGAACGATTGGATTAATTAAAGCGATTGAGAGCTATTCAGAGGGCAAGGGAACAAAGCTTGCGACCTATGCCGCCCGCTGTATCGAAAACGAGATCCTCATGCATCTACGGGCACTGAAGAAGACGAAGAAAGATGTTTCCTTGCATGACCCGATTGGACAGGATAAAGAAGGCAATGAAATCTCACTCATTGATGTACTCAAATCTGAATCAGAAGATGTCATCGATACCATCCAATTAAACATGGAACTCGAAAAAATTCGGAAATATATTGATGTCCTTGACGACAGAGAAAAAGAAGTCATTGTTGGTCGTTTTGGCCTTGACCTTCAAAAGGAAAAGACTCAGAGAGAAATCGCCAAAGAATTAGGCATTTCCAGAAGCTATGTTTCTAGGATTGAGAAGCGCGCATTAATGAAAATGTTTCATGAATTTTATCGTGCTGAAAAAGAACGAAAGAAAAAGAACTAA
- a CDS encoding M3 family oligoendopeptidase, translated as MTATTYSDVWNLEVFFKGGSASTEFADHLKVTKELIEHFESKVNNWTPLNTVQDKIYLNELLTDFEQAGKKLRQAGAFVGCLQAQNTEDKKAYALEATVTGLSATFQSALSAFDNLLSSINDEVWAQVLEDDYLSELTFSLTERRERAKDKLSIEEEALISALGVDGYHGWGQLYDLIVSKIKIPLEENGEVKHLSVGQAANKFSSSDREVRKAVFKSWEKSWNEQSDYLSKTLNHLSGFRLNVYKKRGWEDVLKEPLSINRMKKETLETMWSVISENKQPLVDYMNRKAKLLGLEKLSWFDLDAPYGKTESKVSYQEGAKFIEQNFALFGEKMSDFAKKAFEDQWIEAEDRPGKAPGGFCTGFPESEESRIFMTYSGTPSNVSTLAHELGHGFHSYAMRGVHYLNRGYAMNVAETASTFAEMIVADAAVKNAKDEEEKLALLDDKIQRTVALLMNIHTRFLFETRFYEERKRGPVSVETLNELMEGAQKEAYCDALDEYHPLFWASKLHFFITSVPFYNFPYTFGYLFSLGIYAQALEEGKGYEEKYIALLRDTASMTVEDLAAKHLEVDLVQKDFWEKAVKICIDDIEEFLQLTQNK; from the coding sequence ATGACAGCTACTACATACTCGGATGTGTGGAATCTTGAAGTATTTTTTAAAGGTGGAAGCGCTTCAACTGAATTCGCAGACCACTTAAAGGTAACAAAAGAATTAATTGAGCATTTCGAGTCAAAAGTTAACAACTGGACTCCACTCAATACAGTACAGGACAAGATTTACCTTAATGAGTTACTAACAGACTTTGAGCAGGCTGGTAAAAAGCTTCGTCAGGCAGGGGCGTTTGTAGGCTGCCTGCAGGCCCAAAATACGGAAGATAAGAAAGCCTATGCACTTGAGGCTACTGTAACTGGGCTAAGTGCAACGTTTCAATCCGCACTTAGTGCATTTGACAACCTTTTATCATCCATCAATGATGAGGTTTGGGCTCAAGTGTTAGAAGATGATTATCTGTCAGAGTTGACGTTTTCTCTCACTGAACGGCGCGAACGAGCAAAAGACAAGCTTTCTATTGAGGAAGAAGCGCTAATTAGTGCACTTGGTGTGGATGGCTACCACGGTTGGGGACAATTGTATGATCTCATTGTTAGTAAAATTAAAATTCCTTTGGAGGAAAATGGTGAGGTAAAACATCTTTCTGTTGGCCAGGCTGCTAATAAATTTTCCAGTTCTGACAGGGAAGTCCGTAAAGCAGTTTTTAAAAGTTGGGAAAAATCTTGGAATGAACAAAGTGATTACTTATCGAAAACATTAAATCATCTTTCAGGTTTCCGTTTGAATGTGTATAAAAAACGCGGTTGGGAAGATGTATTAAAAGAACCTTTAAGTATTAATCGGATGAAAAAAGAAACATTAGAAACCATGTGGTCTGTGATTTCTGAAAATAAACAGCCACTCGTTGATTATATGAATCGTAAAGCTAAACTTTTAGGTCTTGAAAAATTAAGTTGGTTTGATTTAGACGCACCATATGGAAAAACAGAGTCAAAAGTTTCCTACCAAGAAGGTGCTAAATTTATTGAACAAAATTTTGCCCTTTTTGGTGAAAAAATGTCCGATTTTGCAAAGAAAGCCTTTGAAGACCAATGGATTGAAGCAGAAGATCGTCCTGGAAAAGCACCAGGAGGTTTTTGTACCGGATTCCCAGAAAGTGAAGAATCTCGTATTTTCATGACTTATTCCGGTACACCTTCTAATGTATCTACACTTGCCCATGAGCTTGGCCATGGATTTCACTCCTATGCCATGAGGGGAGTACATTATCTCAATCGCGGATATGCCATGAATGTCGCAGAAACTGCTTCGACTTTTGCTGAAATGATAGTCGCAGACGCAGCCGTGAAAAATGCTAAGGATGAAGAAGAAAAGCTGGCTTTGCTAGATGACAAAATTCAAAGAACGGTTGCTCTTTTAATGAACATCCATACCCGCTTTTTATTCGAGACACGTTTTTATGAAGAGAGAAAGCGCGGTCCAGTATCAGTGGAAACCTTAAATGAATTAATGGAAGGTGCACAGAAGGAAGCTTATTGTGATGCATTAGACGAATATCATCCATTATTCTGGGCATCTAAGCTTCATTTCTTTATTACGAGCGTACCATTTTATAATTTTCCATATACATTTGGCTATTTGTTCTCGCTGGGAATATATGCTCAGGCACTTGAGGAAGGTAAAGGATACGAAGAAAAGTACATTGCCTTATTAAGAGATACCGCTTCCATGACCGTTGAGGATTTGGCAGCCAAGCATTTAGAAGTGGATTTAGTTCAAAAAGATTTCTGGGAAAAAGCAGTCAAAATTTGTATTGATGATATTGAGGAATTCCTTCAATTAACGCAAAATAAATAA
- the pssA gene encoding CDP-diacylglycerol--serine O-phosphatidyltransferase: MFLLDVFDSTIKKLKSQTANVITLTNLSFGGFAIIFAMEGNLRLSLLLIFIAALADRFDGMAARKFNIESELGKQLDSMSDIISFGVAPALLLYQGILNEFGGPGSFFTVFYIGCGAFRLARFNVTESNGYFTGLPITAAGCLATLSFLAIPYVPAQTFLFIIIILSFLMVSPFKLRKM; encoded by the coding sequence ATGTTTTTATTAGACGTTTTTGATTCTACAATTAAGAAACTTAAGTCCCAAACTGCAAATGTCATTACATTAACAAATTTATCTTTTGGTGGTTTTGCGATTATTTTTGCCATGGAAGGAAATTTACGATTAAGCTTGCTATTAATTTTTATCGCTGCATTAGCTGATCGCTTTGATGGAATGGCGGCTAGAAAATTTAATATTGAATCAGAGCTAGGCAAACAATTAGATTCCATGAGTGATATTATATCATTTGGAGTCGCGCCAGCACTATTACTATATCAAGGAATTTTAAATGAATTTGGCGGTCCTGGATCTTTCTTCACCGTTTTTTATATCGGTTGTGGTGCTTTTAGATTGGCTCGCTTCAATGTTACGGAAAGCAACGGGTATTTTACAGGCTTACCGATTACGGCAGCAGGCTGCTTAGCGACATTAAGCTTTTTAGCTATTCCATACGTACCAGCCCAAACATTTTTATTTATTATCATCATCTTATCTTTCCTGATGGTTAGCCCATTTAAACTTAGAAAGATGTAA
- a CDS encoding phosphatidylserine decarboxylase has product MFKQVYRLMIELTNGKWTSVILHRFARSKISRFVVPSFAKIYKLNQDEMEKSLHEYPTLHDLFIRTLRSDARLIDTLSNSVVSPVDAVIEDVGSINQTSEILVKGKTYSIQEMLGSQESVYKYLDGTYMILYLSPSHYHRIHSPVEGTIVKQWTLGSKSYPVNKLGLKYGVRTLAKNYRMITEVDTEWGHIAIVKVGAMFVNSIEKTHTGTMLKKGGEMAYFSFGSTVVLLFQKGVFQLDSSIRTPKDIRIGEKIGVMVKGNGGA; this is encoded by the coding sequence ATGTTTAAGCAAGTATACCGTTTAATGATAGAACTTACCAATGGGAAATGGACATCTGTCATTTTACATCGTTTTGCCCGTTCCAAAATAAGCAGATTTGTTGTCCCTTCATTCGCGAAGATTTATAAATTAAATCAGGATGAAATGGAAAAATCACTACATGAATATCCAACACTTCATGATTTATTTATTCGAACACTTAGAAGCGATGCTCGATTAATTGATACACTCTCAAACTCGGTTGTAAGCCCTGTAGACGCCGTAATTGAGGATGTGGGATCCATTAATCAAACAAGTGAGATTTTGGTCAAAGGAAAGACATATTCCATTCAAGAAATGTTAGGAAGTCAAGAGTCAGTATATAAGTATTTAGATGGTACATATATGATTCTATATTTAAGCCCGAGTCATTATCATCGGATTCATAGTCCCGTAGAGGGAACAATTGTTAAACAGTGGACGCTTGGTTCTAAGTCATATCCAGTTAATAAATTGGGCTTAAAATATGGTGTTAGAACGTTAGCAAAAAATTATCGAATGATTACAGAAGTGGATACTGAATGGGGACATATTGCAATTGTGAAAGTAGGAGCAATGTTTGTAAACTCAATTGAAAAAACGCACACAGGTACGATGCTTAAAAAAGGTGGAGAAATGGCTTACTTTAGTTTCGGTTCCACGGTGGTATTATTGTTCCAAAAGGGCGTTTTTCAATTGGATTCCTCGATTCGAACACCAAAGGATATTAGGATTGGAGAAAAAATCGGGGTCATGGTCAAGGGAAACGGCGGCGCTTGA
- a CDS encoding sporulation histidine kinase inhibitor Sda produces MRKLSDELLIESYYKARELNLSPEFIDLIETEIHRRSLFNKLKISS; encoded by the coding sequence TTGCGTAAACTGTCAGATGAGTTATTAATTGAATCCTACTATAAAGCAAGAGAATTAAATCTCAGTCCCGAGTTTATTGATCTTATTGAGACAGAAATCCATCGTCGATCGTTGTTTAATAAATTGAAGATTTCTTCTTAA
- a CDS encoding YqeG family HAD IIIA-type phosphatase — protein sequence MLKKFLPDEHVKSILDIHPEDLKKRGIKGIITDLDNTLVEWDRPNATPELIKWFEQIKKHNILVTIVSNNNEIRVKEFSDPLQIPFIFQARKPLVRAFNKALSQMGIKKEEAVVIGDQLLTDVLGGNRSGFHTILVVPVAQTDGFITKFNRFAERRILNWFRKKGMIQWED from the coding sequence GTGTTAAAGAAATTTCTACCTGATGAACATGTAAAAAGCATATTAGATATTCATCCAGAGGATTTGAAAAAAAGAGGGATTAAGGGCATTATTACTGATTTGGATAATACTCTTGTGGAATGGGATCGACCAAATGCCACCCCTGAGTTAATAAAATGGTTCGAACAAATAAAAAAGCACAATATACTCGTTACGATTGTTTCTAATAATAATGAAATACGTGTAAAGGAATTCTCAGACCCATTACAAATTCCATTTATATTTCAAGCTCGTAAACCGTTGGTGCGCGCATTTAATAAGGCACTTTCCCAAATGGGAATCAAAAAGGAAGAAGCTGTCGTTATTGGTGACCAATTATTAACGGATGTTTTAGGTGGTAATCGCAGCGGATTTCATACCATTCTAGTGGTCCCTGTTGCGCAAACAGATGGATTTATTACTAAATTTAACCGCTTTGCTGAACGAAGAATATTGAATTGGTTCAGGAAAAAAGGCATGATTCAATGGGAGGATTAA
- the yqeH gene encoding ribosome biogenesis GTPase YqeH yields the protein MGCGVKVQTENPAELGYAPSSALEKESIICQRCFRLKHYNEVQDVSLTDDDFLKILNGIGQTDALIVMIVDIFDFNGSWLPGLHRFVGNNKILLVGNKVDLLPKSVKHNKLINWMKHESKELGLRPEEVFLVSAEKGKFIRETAAAIDEMRNGKDVYVVGCTNVGKSTFINRIIKEVTGEGDIITTSHFPGTTLDIIKIPLEDGKSLIDSPGIINHHQMAHFVDKNDLKVITPKKEIKPKVFQLNEGQTLFFGGLARFDFISGGRNSFVCHVSNEINIHRTKTENADELYKNHVGEMLAPPRKDELESFPELVKQEFIIKDAKTDVVFSGLGWITVNEPGVKVAAYVPKGVQTLIRKSLI from the coding sequence ATGGGTTGCGGGGTTAAGGTTCAAACTGAAAACCCTGCGGAATTAGGATATGCACCGTCATCAGCACTCGAAAAAGAAAGTATTATTTGTCAACGCTGTTTTCGATTAAAGCATTACAACGAGGTCCAGGATGTCAGTTTAACGGATGACGACTTCTTAAAAATTTTGAATGGAATTGGTCAGACGGATGCCTTGATTGTGATGATTGTTGATATTTTTGATTTTAATGGAAGTTGGCTGCCTGGATTACACCGATTTGTAGGAAATAACAAAATCTTGCTTGTTGGTAACAAGGTAGACCTATTGCCTAAATCAGTAAAACATAACAAATTGATAAATTGGATGAAACATGAATCAAAAGAGCTAGGGTTAAGACCGGAAGAAGTATTTTTAGTCAGTGCAGAAAAAGGGAAGTTCATTAGAGAAACGGCCGCTGCAATCGACGAAATGAGAAATGGAAAAGATGTCTATGTCGTAGGATGTACAAATGTAGGGAAATCTACTTTTATAAATAGAATTATTAAAGAGGTTACTGGAGAAGGAGATATTATTACTACATCACACTTTCCTGGAACTACATTAGACATCATAAAAATTCCACTTGAGGATGGAAAATCACTGATTGATTCACCTGGAATTATCAATCATCATCAGATGGCTCATTTTGTCGATAAGAATGATTTAAAGGTTATTACTCCTAAAAAAGAAATAAAGCCTAAAGTGTTTCAATTAAATGAGGGACAAACCTTATTTTTCGGGGGACTTGCACGATTTGATTTTATTAGTGGAGGCAGAAATTCATTTGTCTGCCATGTTTCAAATGAAATAAACATCCACCGGACAAAAACAGAAAATGCTGATGAACTATACAAAAACCATGTAGGGGAAATGTTAGCACCACCTCGGAAAGATGAATTAGAATCATTTCCTGAGTTGGTAAAACAAGAATTTATCATTAAAGATGCAAAGACGGACGTTGTATTTTCAGGACTTGGCTGGATAACAGTTAACGAGCCCGGAGTAAAAGTGGCCGCATACGTACCAAAAGGTGTACAAACCTTAATACGGAAATCTTTAATATAA
- the aroE gene encoding shikimate dehydrogenase has product MKKLFAVLGDPIGHSMSPVMLNDILSFYVIDAHYHPFHVSRGDLETAVKGLKAIGISGFNITIPHKSAIIPFLDEIDELALSIGAVNTVVNENGKFVGYNTDGYGFIKGLEPYISSFTDKKVLVLGAGGAARAIYFTMAKMNPQTIDIANRTVIKAQELIESCPYETNSKALTLEEAEIHLHEYDVVIQTTMIGMYPNISEMPISLRNLSSQSLVCDIIYNPLETQLLIEARKKGATVQNGVEMFVYQGALAFEKWTGIFPDVKRMRENVLQQLGGVKC; this is encoded by the coding sequence GTGAAAAAACTATTTGCGGTACTTGGAGATCCAATTGGTCATTCCATGTCGCCTGTCATGCTTAATGATATACTTTCATTTTATGTAATAGATGCTCACTATCATCCTTTTCACGTAAGCAGAGGGGATTTAGAAACAGCAGTTAAAGGTTTAAAGGCAATTGGTATTTCAGGCTTTAATATAACAATACCTCATAAAAGTGCCATCATCCCTTTTTTAGATGAAATTGATGAATTAGCCTTAAGTATTGGAGCCGTCAACACGGTTGTAAATGAAAACGGAAAATTTGTCGGCTATAATACGGATGGATATGGGTTTATAAAAGGATTAGAGCCCTATATTTCATCCTTTACTGACAAGAAAGTATTAGTTTTAGGTGCAGGTGGGGCGGCTAGAGCAATCTATTTCACAATGGCCAAAATGAACCCACAGACAATTGATATTGCGAATCGTACTGTCATTAAAGCACAAGAACTCATTGAATCATGTCCGTATGAAACAAACTCTAAAGCCTTAACTTTAGAGGAGGCGGAAATTCATTTGCATGAATATGATGTGGTTATTCAGACAACGATGATAGGGATGTACCCAAATATTAGCGAAATGCCCATTAGCCTGCGGAATTTAAGTTCCCAATCCCTGGTTTGTGATATTATTTACAACCCGTTAGAAACACAGTTATTAATCGAAGCAAGAAAAAAGGGCGCAACTGTCCAAAATGGAGTAGAAATGTTTGTTTATCAAGGGGCTCTTGCTTTTGAGAAATGGACAGGAATCTTTCCAGATGTAAAAAGAATGAGAGAAAATGTATTACAACAGCTTGGAGGCGTGAAATGTTAA
- the yhbY gene encoding ribosome assembly RNA-binding protein YhbY, whose protein sequence is MLTGKQKRFLRSKAHHLDPIFQVGKGGVNENMIKQVAEALEARELFKISVLQNCEEDKNVVAQQLAEGTGADIVQIIGNTIVLYKESVEKKQISLP, encoded by the coding sequence ATGTTAACAGGAAAACAAAAAAGATTTTTAAGGTCAAAAGCCCATCATTTAGATCCCATTTTTCAAGTAGGAAAAGGCGGAGTAAATGAAAATATGATCAAACAAGTGGCAGAAGCCTTAGAGGCGAGAGAACTTTTTAAAATAAGTGTTTTACAAAATTGTGAAGAAGATAAAAATGTGGTTGCACAGCAATTAGCCGAGGGTACAGGTGCTGATATTGTCCAAATTATTGGAAATACAATCGTCCTTTATAAAGAGTCGGTGGAAAAGAAACAAATTTCACTTCCATAG
- a CDS encoding nicotinate-nucleotide adenylyltransferase, translating into MTKVGILGGTFDPPHFGHLLIANEVLSKLNLDEIWFMPNQEPPHKKKSESVENQDRLQMLELSIKGNPAFKVEKIELGRSGPSFTIDTMKLLNERFPHHQFYFIIGADMIEYLPKWHKIDELIELVQFVGVERPEYSLETEYPITYVDVPAFDVSSSMIRERVEQGMTIRYLLPDPVIDFIREKHLYGT; encoded by the coding sequence ATGACAAAGGTTGGGATTTTGGGAGGAACATTTGACCCGCCTCATTTTGGACATTTGTTAATAGCTAATGAGGTACTCTCTAAACTTAATCTAGATGAAATTTGGTTTATGCCGAACCAAGAGCCTCCTCATAAGAAGAAATCGGAATCGGTTGAAAATCAAGACCGCTTGCAAATGCTTGAACTTTCGATTAAAGGGAATCCGGCATTTAAAGTCGAAAAGATTGAGCTTGGAAGGTCTGGTCCTTCCTTCACTATCGATACCATGAAGTTATTAAACGAGCGATTTCCACATCATCAATTTTACTTCATTATTGGCGCAGACATGATAGAGTACCTGCCTAAATGGCATAAAATAGATGAGTTGATAGAGCTTGTCCAATTTGTTGGTGTTGAAAGACCTGAATACAGCCTGGAAACGGAGTATCCGATTACCTATGTGGATGTTCCAGCATTCGATGTTTCGTCAAGTATGATAAGAGAAAGAGTAGAACAAGGCATGACGATTCGCTATTTATTACCTGACCCGGTCATCGATTTTATTAGGGAGAAGCATTTATATGGAACGTGA
- the yqeK gene encoding bis(5'-nucleosyl)-tetraphosphatase (symmetrical) YqeK — MEREEALKIVKEQLTDHRYQHTLGVMETAIALAEQYGADVKKAEIAAIFHDYAKFRPKDEMRQIILTQKFPQDLLHFHAELWHAPAGAYLVEMEAGINDRQVLDAIRYHTSGRPGMTLLEKIIYLADYIEPGRHFPGVDEVRALARENLNSALIQAVKNTILFLMKKNQPVYPESFQTYNDLVLRQEDD, encoded by the coding sequence ATGGAACGTGAAGAGGCATTAAAAATTGTAAAAGAACAGTTGACTGACCATAGATATCAGCATACATTAGGTGTCATGGAAACGGCTATTGCGTTAGCAGAACAATATGGTGCTGATGTAAAAAAAGCTGAAATAGCGGCAATTTTTCATGATTATGCAAAGTTTCGTCCTAAGGATGAAATGAGACAAATTATCTTGACTCAGAAATTCCCACAAGATTTACTACACTTTCATGCAGAGTTATGGCATGCGCCAGCAGGAGCCTATCTTGTAGAAATGGAAGCAGGCATAAACGATAGGCAAGTACTAGACGCTATTCGCTATCACACATCCGGAAGACCAGGAATGACTCTGCTGGAAAAAATAATCTACTTAGCAGATTATATTGAACCTGGCCGCCATTTTCCAGGTGTGGATGAAGTTAGAGCTTTAGCAAGAGAAAATTTAAACAGTGCGTTAATACAAGCAGTAAAAAATACCATACTATTCTTAATGAAAAAGAACCAACCGGTTTATCCGGAAAGCTTTCAAACATATAATGATCTCGTATTGAGACAGGAGGATGATTAA
- the rsfS gene encoding ribosome silencing factor, with the protein MTNQELLKIAVKAADDKRAEDILALNMQGISLIADYFIICHGNSDKQVQAIAREIKEKAEESGYNVRRMEGFDEATWILIDLGDVVAHVFHRDERSYYKLERLWGDAPLEDIRSELTT; encoded by the coding sequence ATGACTAATCAAGAGTTATTAAAAATTGCCGTAAAGGCTGCAGATGATAAAAGAGCTGAGGATATTCTAGCACTCAATATGCAGGGTATCTCCTTAATTGCCGATTATTTTATAATTTGTCATGGGAACTCTGACAAACAAGTACAGGCGATTGCAAGGGAAATTAAAGAAAAAGCTGAAGAAAGCGGATATAATGTGCGAAGAATGGAAGGCTTTGATGAAGCTACATGGATCCTCATTGACCTTGGAGATGTTGTTGCACATGTTTTCCACCGTGATGAAAGAAGTTATTACAAGTTGGAACGGTTATGGGGAGATGCTCCATTAGAGGATATTCGTAGTGAGTTAACGACATGA
- a CDS encoding class I SAM-dependent methyltransferase translates to MSYEQFAYLYDELMQDAPYEEWVKFVKAKLQKYQVDGKNLLDLACGTGELSVRFAKEGFSVTGVDLSADMLAVAQAKAQEEGLSIPFFEQDMANLEGHGEFDIIGIFCDSLNYLKSDDDVIHTFSSAYEHLKDEGLFLFDVHSVYKISQGFINQTFALADDDVSYIWNSFAGEETNSVEHELSFFVFDEQTGKYDRFDEVHFQRTYPVGQYSDWLENAGFEILEINADFEDSEPKHQSERIFFIARKKPSF, encoded by the coding sequence ATGAGTTACGAACAGTTTGCCTATCTTTATGACGAGCTCATGCAAGATGCTCCTTATGAGGAATGGGTTAAATTTGTAAAAGCTAAATTGCAGAAATATCAAGTAGATGGTAAAAATTTACTTGATTTGGCATGCGGTACTGGCGAGCTCTCCGTTCGATTTGCTAAGGAGGGCTTTTCCGTTACCGGTGTAGATTTATCAGCAGACATGCTTGCAGTTGCACAGGCAAAAGCACAGGAAGAGGGACTGTCTATCCCTTTTTTTGAGCAAGATATGGCAAATTTAGAAGGTCACGGAGAATTCGATATAATCGGTATTTTTTGTGATTCATTAAATTATTTAAAATCAGACGATGATGTAATACATACCTTTTCTAGTGCTTATGAACACCTAAAGGATGAAGGTCTATTCTTGTTTGATGTCCATTCTGTTTATAAAATTTCTCAGGGTTTTATCAACCAAACCTTTGCGTTAGCAGATGATGATGTATCCTACATTTGGAATAGCTTTGCCGGTGAAGAGACAAATAGTGTTGAACATGAACTAAGTTTCTTTGTCTTCGATGAACAGACTGGCAAATATGATCGATTTGATGAGGTTCATTTCCAAAGAACATACCCTGTCGGGCAGTATTCTGATTGGTTAGAAAACGCTGGCTTCGAAATCCTCGAAATCAATGCCGATTTTGAAGATAGTGAACCAAAGCATCAGTCAGAAAGAATATTTTTCATAGCAAGGAAAAAGCCATCTTTTTAA